From Streptomyces cyaneogriseus subsp. noncyanogenus, the proteins below share one genomic window:
- a CDS encoding gluconokinase — MHQLRTPHVVVVMGVAGTGKTTIGPLLAARLGVPYAEGDDFHPAANIAKMSAGTPLTDDDRWPWLDAIGAWAHGRAGLGGVVSSSALKRAYRDRLRAAAPGLVFVHLTGSRELIEDRMSQRQGHFMPTALLDSQFATLQPLQPDEAGVAVDVAGSPEEITERAVRALKALPEPTR; from the coding sequence ATGCATCAACTGCGCACCCCCCACGTCGTCGTGGTCATGGGCGTCGCGGGCACGGGCAAGACCACCATCGGTCCCCTGCTCGCGGCCCGGCTCGGCGTCCCCTACGCCGAGGGCGACGACTTCCACCCGGCCGCCAACATCGCCAAGATGTCGGCCGGCACCCCGCTCACCGACGACGACCGCTGGCCGTGGCTGGACGCCATCGGCGCCTGGGCGCACGGGCGGGCGGGACTCGGCGGGGTGGTGAGCAGTTCCGCACTGAAGCGGGCCTACCGCGACCGGCTGCGGGCCGCGGCTCCCGGTCTCGTCTTCGTCCACCTCACGGGCAGCCGCGAGCTGATCGAGGACCGGATGTCCCAGCGGCAGGGGCACTTCATGCCGACGGCCCTGCTCGACTCCCAGTTCGCCACGCTCCAGCCGCTCCAGCCGGACGAGGCGGGCGTCGCCGTGGACGTCGCGGGCAGCCCCGAGGAGATCACCGAGCGCGCCGTGCGGGCCCTGAAGGCCCTTCCCGAGCCGACCCGGTAG
- a CDS encoding ATP-binding domain-containing protein: MSTEPETTEHAEPGTPGTTEAGAARDTGAPPGPQDPAGADETPARDEADAAAGPAEAASPAEAAPGHSGEPAGGSPGAGESGEADPDGPEPPHASAGDADADGSEAGDARTMDGNGDGGEDSGADGGAAGGEGGELSEAEAELLAQRLERERIERRKAEKRGPIASGAKLSGQAADLLAAVRAVESGEKPPATVFGGPRPAPRRPAPEPARRPQPVPAPAAPAAPAAETVQAVRRVLAEGGAPEALAPLAAAALGEGADERLRADPWQLLRVTGVRPEQADGFARALLGAECGPGDERRGRAVTGWLLEQAALAGHTALELPQLTAALARHGVPDPDAAVQSALAEGETLAFQDALDEPGTPVPPDATAATAEEDGAEVERPVRVLIGLERYALAEESLADGLARLVDSVPARTAAEEDWERAAASAQGSAADLIRAVAAHALVLHTGGEASLAEPAALLRAAHGLGLRAWAATPSPAGRARFAALPGGPAASVATVTGLLAGSEGPGRDADGSLDLDLLVVFDAPQLDVEAAALLTESLADGARLVLAGDPAVLWSVGPGRVFADLLAARICPHIASRLPDPGPLGELVSGIGAGELIQVRAPGKEVVIVPVRDAGEAVHRTVQLVADSVPRAIGVPADETQVITPGHGGAVGTRALNAALKERLNPGPGRFGGFDPGDRVAYSPAPGRTLPGRVVTADADGLHLSCAGEAVVVPKDRVERCVRHGWALTAHQAAGGRWPAVVVVLPGDAAPVLSRPWVYTAFGRAERHLSVVHGVEQALPRAVAEVPAKPRTTRLPVLLAPQTTAAG; this comes from the coding sequence GTGAGCACGGAGCCCGAGACCACGGAGCACGCCGAGCCGGGGACGCCGGGCACCACGGAGGCCGGCGCGGCGCGGGACACGGGCGCCCCGCCCGGACCGCAGGATCCCGCGGGCGCGGACGAGACGCCGGCCCGGGACGAGGCGGACGCGGCGGCGGGCCCGGCTGAGGCCGCCTCGCCGGCCGAAGCCGCCCCCGGGCACTCCGGCGAGCCCGCCGGCGGGAGCCCGGGCGCCGGGGAGTCCGGGGAGGCGGACCCCGACGGCCCGGAGCCCCCGCACGCGAGCGCCGGGGACGCGGACGCCGACGGCTCGGAAGCCGGGGACGCGCGGACCATGGACGGGAACGGGGACGGCGGCGAGGACTCCGGCGCCGACGGCGGTGCGGCGGGAGGCGAGGGCGGGGAGCTGTCCGAGGCCGAGGCCGAGCTGCTCGCCCAGCGGCTGGAGCGGGAGCGCATCGAGCGGCGCAAGGCGGAGAAGAGGGGGCCGATCGCGAGCGGGGCCAAGCTCAGCGGACAGGCGGCCGATCTGCTGGCCGCGGTCCGGGCCGTCGAGAGCGGCGAGAAGCCGCCGGCCACCGTCTTCGGCGGCCCCCGGCCGGCTCCGCGCCGCCCCGCCCCCGAGCCGGCCCGCCGGCCGCAGCCGGTGCCGGCCCCGGCCGCGCCCGCGGCCCCCGCCGCGGAGACCGTGCAGGCCGTACGGCGCGTGCTGGCCGAGGGCGGCGCGCCCGAGGCCCTGGCACCGCTGGCCGCCGCGGCGCTCGGCGAGGGCGCGGACGAGCGGCTGCGCGCGGACCCCTGGCAGCTCCTGCGGGTGACGGGCGTACGCCCGGAGCAGGCCGACGGCTTCGCCCGGGCGCTGCTCGGCGCGGAGTGCGGCCCCGGCGACGAGCGGCGGGGCCGCGCGGTCACCGGCTGGCTTCTGGAGCAGGCGGCCCTGGCCGGGCACACCGCCCTGGAGCTGCCGCAGCTCACGGCCGCGCTGGCCCGGCACGGCGTGCCGGACCCCGACGCGGCCGTGCAGAGCGCGCTCGCCGAGGGAGAGACCCTGGCGTTCCAGGACGCCCTGGACGAGCCCGGCACCCCGGTCCCGCCGGACGCCACGGCGGCGACGGCGGAAGAGGACGGCGCGGAGGTCGAGCGCCCGGTCCGGGTCCTGATCGGCCTGGAGCGGTACGCGCTCGCGGAGGAGAGCCTCGCCGACGGTCTGGCCCGGCTGGTCGATTCGGTCCCGGCGCGGACCGCCGCCGAGGAGGACTGGGAGCGGGCCGCCGCCTCGGCGCAGGGCTCCGCGGCCGACCTGATCCGCGCCGTCGCGGCCCACGCCCTGGTCCTGCACACGGGCGGCGAGGCGTCCCTCGCGGAACCGGCGGCGCTGCTGCGCGCCGCCCACGGCCTCGGCCTGCGCGCCTGGGCCGCCACGCCCAGCCCGGCCGGCCGCGCCCGCTTCGCGGCGCTGCCGGGCGGCCCGGCGGCTTCCGTGGCGACCGTCACCGGGCTCCTGGCCGGCTCGGAGGGGCCCGGCCGGGACGCGGACGGTTCGCTCGATCTCGACCTGCTCGTGGTGTTCGACGCCCCCCAGCTCGACGTCGAGGCGGCGGCGCTGCTGACCGAGTCGCTGGCGGACGGCGCCCGGCTCGTGCTGGCCGGGGACCCGGCGGTGCTGTGGTCCGTGGGCCCGGGACGGGTCTTCGCGGATCTCCTGGCGGCGCGGATCTGTCCCCACATCGCCTCGCGGCTCCCGGATCCCGGCCCGCTGGGCGAGCTGGTCTCCGGCATCGGCGCCGGGGAGCTGATCCAGGTGCGGGCGCCGGGCAAGGAGGTCGTGATCGTCCCGGTGCGGGACGCGGGCGAGGCCGTGCACCGGACCGTGCAGCTCGTCGCCGACTCGGTGCCGCGCGCGATCGGCGTCCCCGCCGACGAGACGCAGGTGATCACTCCGGGGCACGGCGGTGCCGTCGGCACGCGCGCGCTGAACGCGGCGCTGAAGGAGCGGCTCAACCCGGGCCCGGGCCGCTTCGGCGGTTTCGACCCGGGCGACCGGGTCGCCTACTCCCCCGCTCCGGGCCGTACGCTGCCGGGCCGGGTGGTGACGGCCGACGCCGACGGGCTGCACCTGTCCTGCGCGGGAGAGGCCGTCGTCGTGCCGAAGGACCGGGTGGAGCGGTGTGTGCGGCACGGGTGGGCGCTGACCGCGCACCAGGCGGCGGGCGGCCGGTGGCCCGCGGTGGTCGTGGTCCTGCCCGGTGACGCGGCACCGGTCCTCAGCCGCCCCTGGGTCTACACGGCGTTCGGCCGGGCCGAGCGCCATCTGTCCGTCGTGCACGGTGTGGAGCAGGCGCTGCCGCGCGCCGTGGCCGAGGTCCCGGCGAAGCCCCGGACGACGCGCCTGCCGGTCCTGCTGGCGCCCCAGACGACCGCGGCCGGCTGA
- a CDS encoding M20/M25/M40 family metallo-hydrolase, with amino-acid sequence MSETGTAKGVTGEDEVVDLCRELIRIDTSNYGDHSGPGERKAAEYVAEKLAEVGLEPRIFESHPGRASTVARIEGEDPSRPALLIHGHTDVVPANADDWTHHPFSGEIADGCVWGRGAVDMKDMDAMTLAVVRDRLRSGRKPPRDIVLAFLADEEAGGTYGAKHLVREHPELFEGVTEAIGEVGGFSFTVNEKLRLYLVETAEKGMHWMRLTVDGTAGHGSMTNDDNAITELCDAVARLGRHTWPVRVTKTVRAFLDELSDALGTELDPENMDETLAKLGGIARMIGTTLRNSAAPTMLGAGYKVNVIPGQATAHVDGRFLPGYEEEFLADLDRILGPRVRREDVHADKALETDFDGRLVDAMQSALRAEDPIARAVPYMLSGGTDAKSFDDLGIRCFGFAPLKLPPELDFAGMFHGVDERVPVEGLKFGVRVLDRFIDAS; translated from the coding sequence GTGAGCGAGACGGGCACGGCCAAGGGCGTCACCGGCGAGGACGAGGTCGTGGACCTCTGCCGCGAGCTGATCCGGATCGACACCAGCAACTACGGCGACCACTCGGGTCCGGGTGAGCGCAAGGCGGCGGAGTACGTCGCCGAGAAACTCGCCGAGGTGGGACTCGAACCGCGGATCTTCGAATCCCACCCGGGGCGCGCCTCGACCGTGGCCCGGATCGAGGGGGAGGACCCGTCGCGGCCCGCCCTGCTCATCCACGGCCACACCGACGTCGTCCCCGCCAACGCGGACGACTGGACCCACCACCCCTTCTCCGGGGAGATCGCCGACGGGTGCGTGTGGGGCCGCGGGGCCGTCGACATGAAGGACATGGACGCGATGACCCTGGCGGTCGTACGCGACCGGCTGCGCAGCGGGCGCAAGCCGCCCCGGGACATCGTGCTGGCCTTCCTCGCGGACGAGGAGGCGGGCGGCACGTACGGCGCCAAGCACCTGGTGCGCGAGCACCCCGAGCTCTTCGAAGGCGTCACCGAGGCGATCGGCGAGGTCGGCGGGTTCTCCTTCACCGTCAACGAGAAGCTCCGCCTCTACCTCGTGGAGACCGCCGAGAAGGGCATGCACTGGATGCGGCTCACCGTGGACGGCACGGCCGGCCACGGCTCGATGACCAACGACGACAACGCGATCACGGAGCTGTGCGACGCCGTCGCGCGGCTCGGCCGCCACACGTGGCCGGTGCGGGTCACCAAGACCGTGCGGGCCTTCCTGGACGAGCTCTCCGACGCGCTCGGCACCGAACTCGACCCCGAGAACATGGACGAGACCCTCGCCAAGCTCGGCGGCATCGCCCGCATGATCGGCACCACGCTGCGCAACTCCGCGGCGCCCACCATGCTCGGCGCCGGCTACAAGGTCAACGTCATCCCCGGCCAGGCCACCGCCCATGTCGACGGGCGCTTCCTGCCCGGCTACGAGGAGGAGTTCCTCGCCGACCTCGACCGGATCCTCGGCCCGCGCGTGCGGCGGGAGGACGTGCACGCCGACAAGGCGCTGGAGACCGACTTCGACGGCCGGCTGGTCGACGCCATGCAGAGCGCGCTGCGCGCCGAGGACCCCATCGCCCGGGCCGTGCCGTACATGCTCTCCGGCGGCACCGACGCCAAGTCCTTCGACGACCTCGGCATCCGCTGCTTCGGCTTCGCGCCGCTGAAGCTGCCGCCGGAGCTGGACTTCGCGGGCATGTTCCACGGCGTCGACGAGCGGGTCCCGGTGGAGGGCCTCAAGTTCGGCGTGCGGGTGCTCGACCGCTTCATCGACGCCTCCTGA
- the corA gene encoding magnesium/cobalt transporter CorA: MIVDCAIYRDGRRREGPEDFSDALGEARAAGGFVWVGLHEPTAKEFDLVTQEFALHPLAVEDALKAHQRPKLEVYEDSLFMVVKPVVYDAAGDTVSSGEVMVFLGDAFVVTVRHGEGAPLTAVRDRLEKEPELLGKGPTAVLYGIADAAVDHYLDVATELQTDLEGLEAEVFSPDDGGSRHTASRIYNFKRQVLEFRRAVGPLGPPLSRLAGTGPFGGSARVPFVDDTARPFFRDVHDHLTRVNESVEGLDRLVSDILSAHLAQMSVRQNDDMRKISAWAAMAAIPTMIAGIYGMNFEHMPELRWVWSYPLLIVVMAVLEVLVYRLFKRRGWL, encoded by the coding sequence GTGATCGTCGACTGCGCCATCTACCGGGACGGGCGGCGCCGCGAGGGGCCCGAGGACTTCTCCGACGCGCTCGGCGAGGCGCGGGCCGCGGGCGGGTTCGTCTGGGTCGGGCTGCACGAGCCGACCGCGAAGGAGTTCGACCTGGTCACCCAGGAGTTCGCGCTGCATCCACTGGCCGTGGAGGACGCCCTGAAGGCCCACCAGCGGCCCAAGCTGGAGGTGTACGAGGACTCGCTGTTCATGGTGGTCAAGCCGGTCGTGTACGACGCGGCCGGCGACACGGTCTCCTCCGGCGAGGTCATGGTCTTCCTGGGGGACGCGTTCGTGGTGACGGTCCGCCACGGCGAGGGCGCCCCGCTGACGGCGGTCCGGGACCGGCTGGAGAAGGAGCCGGAGCTGCTCGGCAAGGGCCCCACCGCGGTGCTGTACGGGATCGCCGACGCCGCCGTCGACCACTACCTGGACGTGGCGACCGAGCTGCAGACCGACCTGGAGGGGCTGGAGGCGGAGGTCTTCTCGCCGGACGACGGCGGCTCGCGCCACACCGCCTCGCGGATCTACAACTTCAAGCGGCAGGTCCTGGAGTTCCGCCGTGCCGTCGGCCCGCTGGGGCCGCCGCTGTCCCGGCTGGCGGGCACGGGCCCGTTCGGCGGGTCGGCGCGGGTGCCGTTCGTGGACGACACCGCGCGGCCCTTCTTCCGCGACGTGCACGACCACCTCACGCGGGTGAACGAGTCGGTGGAGGGCCTGGACCGGCTGGTCTCGGACATCCTGTCGGCCCATCTGGCGCAGATGAGCGTCCGGCAGAACGACGACATGCGGAAGATCTCCGCCTGGGCGGCCATGGCCGCGATCCCCACCATGATCGCGGGGATCTACGGCATGAACTTCGAGCACATGCCGGAACTGCGCTGGGTGTGGTCCTATCCGTTGCTGATCGTGGTGATGGCCGTCCTCGAGGTGCTGGTGTACCGGCTGTTCAAGCGGCGGGGGTGGCTGTGA
- a CDS encoding FadR/GntR family transcriptional regulator, which yields MSTMGRGLHGRVLDTLGPEITAGEYPPGSVLRTDELAQRFDVSRSVMREAVRVLESMHLVESRRRVGVTVRPKAEWNVYDPQVIRWRLAGADRPHQLRSLTVLRSAVEPVAAGLAARNATAEQCAELTECALGMVANSRGHRLEQYLHHDIAFHRVILNASGNEMFARLGDVVAEVLAGRTHHDVMFHDPDPPAVSLHVKVAEAVREGDAGLAERLTREITVGALQELDILAP from the coding sequence ATGAGCACCATGGGCCGGGGGCTGCACGGCCGCGTACTGGACACCCTCGGCCCCGAGATCACCGCGGGGGAATACCCTCCGGGCAGCGTCCTGCGCACGGACGAGCTGGCGCAGCGTTTCGACGTGTCACGCTCCGTGATGCGCGAGGCCGTGCGCGTGCTGGAGTCGATGCACCTGGTCGAGTCGCGGCGCCGCGTGGGCGTGACCGTCCGCCCCAAGGCCGAGTGGAACGTGTACGACCCGCAGGTCATCCGCTGGCGCCTGGCCGGCGCCGACCGCCCGCACCAGCTCCGCTCCCTGACCGTGCTGCGCTCGGCGGTCGAGCCGGTCGCGGCGGGGCTGGCGGCGCGCAACGCCACGGCCGAGCAGTGCGCGGAGCTGACCGAGTGCGCGCTCGGCATGGTCGCCAACTCACGCGGTCACCGGCTGGAGCAGTACCTCCACCACGACATCGCGTTCCACCGCGTGATCCTCAACGCCTCCGGCAACGAGATGTTCGCCCGCCTCGGGGACGTCGTCGCCGAGGTCCTGGCCGGCCGCACCCATCACGACGTGATGTTCCACGACCCCGACCCGCCCGCCGTCAGCCTCCATGTGAAGGTCGCGGAGGCGGTCCGCGAGGGCGACGCCGGCCTCGCCGAACGGCTCACCCGGGAGATCACCGTCGGGGCGTTGCAGGAACTCGACATCCTGGCGCCGTAA
- a CDS encoding DUF5703 family protein encodes MPEYEFVDVYVPRGVSRKDATRLLTDHAEYGHWELYRLSLLRDGSRRVRLRRRIIRQVRATW; translated from the coding sequence ATGCCGGAATACGAATTTGTCGACGTGTACGTACCGCGCGGGGTCTCCCGCAAGGACGCGACACGTCTGCTGACGGACCACGCCGAGTACGGACACTGGGAGTTGTACCGCCTGAGCCTGCTGCGCGACGGCAGCCGCAGGGTGCGGTTGCGCCGGCGGATCATCCGCCAGGTGCGCGCCACGTGGTGA
- a CDS encoding chaplin, with the protein MIKKVVATAVATGGLVLTGAGMAAADAGAFGAAVGSPGVLSGNVVQVPVHVPVNVCGNTVDVIGVLNPAFGNTCINK; encoded by the coding sequence ATGATCAAGAAGGTCGTCGCTACCGCGGTTGCCACGGGTGGACTCGTTCTCACGGGCGCGGGCATGGCCGCGGCCGACGCCGGCGCGTTCGGTGCCGCCGTGGGGTCCCCGGGTGTCCTGTCCGGCAATGTCGTCCAGGTGCCCGTCCACGTCCCGGTGAACGTCTGCGGCAACACGGTCGACGTGATCGGCGTGCTGAACCCCGCCTTCGGCAACACCTGCATCAACAAGTGA
- a CDS encoding DUF7144 family membrane protein, which produces MADMPGGARQDTAGTRNDTRPSGPALFFGVPLVISGVLSVLQGVTGIARDALYGVPRKYEYRFDLTTWGWIHLVVGVALVIAGVAVLRAISWGRRAGVGIAAISLVTQFMFIPYYPLWSISVMTLDMIILWGLGRVAVT; this is translated from the coding sequence ATGGCGGACATGCCCGGTGGAGCACGACAGGACACGGCAGGCACCCGGAACGACACCCGGCCGTCCGGCCCGGCGCTGTTCTTCGGCGTGCCGCTGGTCATCAGCGGGGTACTAAGTGTCCTCCAAGGCGTCACCGGCATCGCACGGGACGCCCTCTACGGCGTCCCGAGGAAGTACGAGTACCGGTTCGACCTCACCACCTGGGGGTGGATCCACCTGGTCGTGGGGGTCGCACTGGTGATCGCGGGGGTGGCAGTGCTGCGCGCCATAAGCTGGGGCCGTCGGGCCGGCGTCGGGATCGCCGCCATCAGCCTGGTCACACAGTTCATGTTCATCCCGTACTACCCACTGTGGTCGATCAGCGTCATGACACTGGACATGATCATCCTGTGGGGCTTGGGCAGGGTCGCCGTCACGTGA
- a CDS encoding LLM class F420-dependent oxidoreductase, with protein sequence MQLGINLGYWGAGMDADNLAVAQEADRLGYAVCWAAEAYGSDAATVLAWVAARTERIDVGSAIFQIPARQPAMTAMTAATLDSLSGGRFRLGLGVSGPQVSEGWYGVKFDKPLSRTREYVEIVRRAMTRERLTYEGEHWTLPLPGGPGKPIKLTVHPQREHIPLYIAAIGPKNLEQTGEIADGALLIFPSAEHLEETAIRHLRAGREKAGKTLDGFDVCPTLPLALGDDKDVAALADTFRPYTALYVGGMGSPKQNFYNRLARRMGYEQAAAEIQEKYLSGDKQGAAAAVPHELIDRTTLLGSVERIADRMKSYAAAGVTTLSLAPAGFTLEERIAALRAGAEALERAGLA encoded by the coding sequence ATGCAGCTCGGGATCAACCTCGGCTACTGGGGCGCCGGAATGGACGCGGACAACCTCGCCGTCGCCCAGGAGGCCGACCGGCTCGGCTACGCCGTCTGCTGGGCCGCCGAGGCGTACGGCTCCGACGCGGCCACCGTGCTGGCGTGGGTCGCCGCCCGGACCGAGCGCATCGACGTCGGCTCGGCCATCTTCCAGATCCCGGCCCGCCAGCCCGCGATGACCGCGATGACCGCCGCCACCCTGGACTCCCTGTCGGGCGGCCGCTTCCGGCTCGGTCTCGGCGTCTCCGGACCGCAGGTCTCCGAGGGCTGGTACGGCGTGAAGTTCGACAAGCCGCTCTCCCGGACCCGTGAGTACGTCGAGATCGTGCGCAGGGCGATGACGCGGGAGCGGCTGACGTACGAGGGCGAGCACTGGACGCTGCCGCTGCCCGGCGGCCCGGGCAAGCCGATCAAGCTGACCGTGCACCCGCAGCGGGAGCACATCCCGCTGTACATCGCCGCGATCGGGCCGAAGAACCTGGAGCAGACCGGCGAGATCGCCGACGGCGCCCTGCTCATCTTCCCCTCGGCCGAGCACCTGGAGGAGACGGCGATCCGGCACCTGCGCGCCGGGCGCGAGAAGGCCGGCAAGACGCTCGACGGGTTCGACGTGTGCCCGACCCTGCCGCTGGCCCTCGGCGACGACAAGGACGTGGCCGCGCTCGCCGACACCTTCCGCCCGTACACCGCGCTGTACGTCGGCGGCATGGGCAGCCCCAAGCAGAACTTCTACAACCGGCTCGCCCGGCGCATGGGGTACGAGCAGGCCGCCGCCGAGATCCAGGAGAAGTACCTGTCGGGCGACAAGCAGGGCGCCGCGGCGGCCGTACCGCACGAGCTGATCGACCGGACGACGCTGCTGGGGTCCGTGGAGCGGATCGCGGACCGGATGAAGTCCTACGCGGCGGCCGGGGTGACCACGCTCTCCCTCGCCCCGGCGGGCTTCACCCTGGAGGAGCGGATCGCCGCCCTCCGGGCCGGAGCCGAGGCCCTGGAGCGCGCCGGCCTCGCCTGA
- a CDS encoding chaplin, giving the protein MRQVTRKGLMTMAAATGVLAAAGGAAHADSGAHGSASGSPGVLSGNTVQAPVHVPVNVCGNTVDVIGILNPAVGNVCANQGGGASGGHGDPGGHGGSGGHGDAGGAHAGGHATGSPGVGSGNHVQVPVQVPVNVCGNSVDVVGLGNPAAGNDCVNEDGPHGNPPSGPEKPPVKPENPGTPATPDTPATPDKPDGPDESPRGNDPEVQFVSQPKGNAQLAQTGSGLPLGLALPAGAGALLAGAVLYRKARASA; this is encoded by the coding sequence ATGCGACAGGTCACCCGTAAGGGCCTGATGACGATGGCGGCCGCGACCGGTGTGCTCGCCGCCGCCGGCGGCGCCGCCCACGCCGACTCCGGCGCCCACGGCTCCGCTTCCGGCTCGCCCGGCGTGCTGTCCGGCAACACGGTGCAGGCCCCCGTGCACGTGCCGGTGAACGTCTGCGGCAACACGGTCGACGTCATCGGCATCCTCAACCCGGCGGTGGGCAACGTGTGCGCCAACCAGGGCGGCGGTGCGTCCGGCGGCCACGGTGACCCGGGCGGTCACGGCGGCTCCGGCGGTCACGGCGACGCCGGCGGCGCGCACGCCGGCGGTCACGCCACCGGCTCCCCCGGCGTGGGCTCCGGCAACCACGTCCAGGTCCCGGTCCAGGTCCCGGTGAACGTCTGCGGCAACAGCGTCGACGTCGTCGGCCTCGGCAACCCGGCCGCGGGCAACGACTGCGTCAACGAGGACGGCCCGCACGGCAACCCGCCCAGCGGCCCCGAGAAGCCCCCGGTGAAGCCGGAGAACCCCGGCACCCCCGCGACCCCGGACACCCCCGCCACGCCCGACAAGCCCGACGGTCCGGACGAGTCCCCGCGCGGCAACGATCCGGAGGTCCAGTTCGTCAGCCAGCCCAAGGGCAACGCGCAGCTCGCGCAGACCGGCAGCGGGCTGCCGCTCGGTCTCGCCCTGCCGGCGGGCGCGGGAGCGCTGCTCGCGGGTGCGGTGCTGTACCGCAAGGCGCGTGCCTCGGCGTGA
- a CDS encoding aldo/keto reductase translates to MEQRHLGRTGLRVSRIGLGTLTWGRDTDEHDAAELLKTFWEAGGTLVDTADVYGDGEAEYLLGRLMDGLVPRRDLVISTKAGSVPDPDRRVDGSRGHLLSALDASLARLGTDHVDLWHVHAFDPHTPLEETLHALDLAVASGRARYAGVSNFCGWQLAKAATWQLAAPGARTRLASTQMEYSLLQRGVEREVLPAALDLGIGLLPSSPLGRGVLTGKYRGDAMPPDSRGASDHLAPFVAPYLDDTASRIVDAVATAADGLAVTPLQVALAWVRDRPGVAAPVVGARNARQLAAALSVEALSLPDEICRALDDVSAPVHRYPDHDWSTL, encoded by the coding sequence ATGGAGCAGAGGCATCTCGGTCGCACCGGCCTGCGCGTGTCCCGCATCGGTCTCGGAACCCTGACCTGGGGGCGGGACACCGACGAGCATGACGCGGCGGAGCTCTTGAAGACCTTCTGGGAGGCGGGCGGGACCCTCGTCGACACCGCGGACGTGTACGGCGACGGGGAGGCCGAGTATCTGCTCGGCAGGCTCATGGACGGCCTGGTGCCGCGGCGGGATCTGGTGATCTCCACCAAGGCGGGCAGCGTCCCGGACCCCGACCGCCGCGTCGACGGCTCGCGCGGCCATCTGCTCTCCGCGCTGGACGCCTCGCTCGCCCGGCTCGGCACGGACCACGTCGACCTGTGGCACGTCCACGCCTTCGACCCCCACACGCCGCTGGAGGAGACGCTGCACGCCCTGGACCTGGCGGTGGCCAGCGGCCGGGCCCGCTACGCCGGGGTCTCCAACTTCTGCGGCTGGCAACTGGCCAAGGCGGCGACCTGGCAGCTCGCCGCGCCGGGGGCGCGCACCCGGCTGGCCAGTACGCAGATGGAGTACTCGCTGCTCCAGCGCGGCGTCGAGCGGGAGGTGCTGCCCGCCGCGCTGGACCTGGGGATCGGGCTGCTGCCGTCCTCCCCGCTGGGCCGCGGCGTCCTGACCGGCAAGTACCGGGGGGACGCCATGCCGCCGGACTCGCGCGGTGCTTCCGACCACCTGGCGCCGTTCGTGGCGCCCTACCTCGACGACACCGCGAGCCGCATCGTGGACGCGGTGGCGACGGCGGCGGACGGACTGGCCGTGACCCCGCTCCAGGTGGCCCTCGCCTGGGTCCGGGACCGGCCCGGCGTGGCCGCGCCCGTCGTCGGCGCGCGGAACGCGCGGCAGCTCGCCGCGGCGTTGTCAGTGGAGGCCCTTAGTCTTCCTGACGAGATCTGCCGGGCGCTCGACGACGTGTCGGCGCCCGTGCACCGCTATCCCGATCACGACTGGAGCACGCTGTGA
- a CDS encoding YchJ family protein gives MTTRSCPCGLPEAYERCCGRHHRGAAPAPTAEALMRSRYSAFVERDEAYLLRTWHPRTRPARVDFDPGMRWTGLEILETGGGSAFHTTGTVTFRASFRGGSLHERSRFERIDGAWVYVDGDFLD, from the coding sequence ATGACCACGCGTTCCTGCCCGTGCGGGCTGCCCGAGGCGTACGAGAGGTGCTGCGGCCGCCACCACCGCGGCGCGGCGCCCGCACCGACCGCCGAGGCACTGATGCGGTCGCGCTACAGCGCGTTCGTCGAGCGTGACGAGGCGTACCTGCTGCGCACCTGGCACCCCCGCACGCGGCCGGCGCGGGTGGACTTCGACCCCGGGATGCGGTGGACGGGGCTGGAGATCCTGGAGACCGGCGGCGGGTCGGCGTTCCACACCACCGGGACCGTGACCTTCCGGGCCTCGTTCCGGGGCGGCTCCCTGCACGAGCGCAGCCGGTTCGAGCGGATCGACGGGGCGTGGGTGTACGTCGACGGGGACTTCCTGGACTAG